The following is a genomic window from Alkaliphilus sp. B6464.
ATACAATAAACTCGAATTCATGCTTTGTAAATGCTCCTTTGATTCTTCAATAAATATTTCTAAATATTGATTTATATCCATAGAATTACACTCCCAACTTTTTTAATATATAGTTTGTAATTTCATGTAATGGAACAATGTCATCTACAACTCCCATATTTACTGCACTTTTTGGCATACCATAAACTACACTCGTATCTTCATCCTGTGCAATAACATAACAGTCCGTATTATCTTTAAGTTCCTTTACACCATTTGAACCATCTGCTCCCATTCCAGTCATAATTACAGCAATAATATTTTCATCAATATTATTCGCAACAGATTTAAATAGTGCATCGACCGATGGTCTGTGTCCTGAAACGGGTTCTTCCTGTGATAGTTTAATAAAAGTATCACTGTTAGACTTTGTTTTTATCCCCAAATGATAATTCCCTGGTGCAATATAGGCATAGCCAGGGAGAATCTTTTCATCATCCTCGGCTTCTTTTACAGTAATATTTGACATGCTATTTAATCTTTCAGCTAAAGATTTTGTAAAGCCTGGTGGCATATGTTGAACAATTAAAATACTTGCTGGAATATCTTTAGGCATTAATGGAAGTACATGTTGCAAGGCTCTAGGCCCTCCAGTAGAAGTCCCTATAACAATAAAATAATGTTTGTTTTTTCTATTTTGGGTAGATGTTTTGTTGGAGTTTTGAATTAATTCTAATCTATTATCTTTTACAAATTGCTTTTTATTCTTAAAAGTCAAATCTACTTTTGAAGCAATATTGATTTTATTAACTAATTCTTCTTTAAGATCATCTATATTAATTCTAAAAACACTAGAAGGCTTTTGAACAAAATCGACAGCTCCAATATCTAAACAAGTTAAAGTTGCCTCTGCACCATCTGATGTTAAACTACTTAGCATTATTACCGGAACCGGATTAGTCTTCATAATTTCTTTTAGGGCATCTATTCCATTTAAAATAGGCATTTCAATATCCATAGTAACTACATCAGGCTTTAAAAGTTGTATAAGTCTTATAGCTTCTACTCCATTTTTAGCCATGCCTATTACTTCTACTGTTTCATTACTACTTAATATATCTGCTAAGATTTTTCTCATAAAAGCAGAATCATCCACAACAAGCACCTTAACCTTTTTATTGTTAGAACTCATTCTATATCAATCCTT
Proteins encoded in this region:
- a CDS encoding protein-glutamate methylesterase/protein-glutamine glutaminase, producing MSSNNKKVKVLVVDDSAFMRKILADILSSNETVEVIGMAKNGVEAIRLIQLLKPDVVTMDIEMPILNGIDALKEIMKTNPVPVIMLSSLTSDGAEATLTCLDIGAVDFVQKPSSVFRINIDDLKEELVNKINIASKVDLTFKNKKQFVKDNRLELIQNSNKTSTQNRKNKHYFIVIGTSTGGPRALQHVLPLMPKDIPASILIVQHMPPGFTKSLAERLNSMSNITVKEAEDDEKILPGYAYIAPGNYHLGIKTKSNSDTFIKLSQEEPVSGHRPSVDALFKSVANNIDENIIAVIMTGMGADGSNGVKELKDNTDCYVIAQDEDTSVVYGMPKSAVNMGVVDDIVPLHEITNYILKKLGV